Genomic DNA from Sphingomonas hankookensis:
TCAAAAGGAAGTCCCTGCCCTTGCGTATCGCCTTTGCCGCCCTGTTGCTGACCACCACCGTCCTTCCCGCCGCCGCGCAGCAGATCAACCCGCCCGGCAACACCCTGCCCCAGCCGACGCCGATCGTGGATACCGTGCCCGTAGCGCGCGAAGTGGACTATCCCGGCACCATCAAGCTCGACGTCGATGCGACCGACACCGTGCAGGGCATCTTCCGCGTGAAGGAAACCATTCCGGTCGCGCGCAGCGGGCACATGGTGCTGCTGATGCCGAAATGGCTGCCCGGCAAGCACGGCCCGCGCGGCGAGATCGAGAAGCTGGCCGGCCTGGTCGTACGCGCCAACGGGCGCGAGCTGCCTTGGACCCGCGACGTGCTCGACATGTTCGCCTTCCATATCGACGTGCCGGCGGGTGCGAAGAATCTCGACGTACAGTTCCAGTTCCTGACCGCGCAGCAGGGCGATCAGGGCCGCATCGTCGTGACTCCGGAAATGCTGAACCTCCAGTTCGAATCGGTCAGCCTCTATCCGGCGGGCTATTTCACCCGCCGTATCCCGATCGAGGCGACGGTGCGCTACCCCGCCGGCTGGACCGCCGCATCGGGCCTGCCGTCGAAGGTGCAGAACGGCGTCTATCGCTACGACCGCACCAGCTACGAAACGCTGATCGATTCGCCGGTGTTCGCCGGCAAATATTTCAAGCGCTTCCCGCTGACCGACCGCGTCGGGCTGAACGTCGTCGCCGACAAGCCGTCGGAACTGGCCGCTACGCCCGAGCAGATCGCGGCACATACCCGGCTGGTCGAACAGGCGGTGAAGCTGTTCGGCGCGCAGCATTACGACAAGTACGAATTCCTGCTGTCGATCACCGACAAGATGGGGTCGATCGGCCTCGAACATCACCGCTCTTCGGAGAATGGCGTCGATCCGGGCTATTTCACCGACTGGAATGCGGGCCCTGGCGAACGCAACCTGCTGCCGCACGAATTCACCCATAGCTGGGACGGCAAGTTCCGCCGCGGGGCGGACCTGTTCACCCCCGATTTCCGCACACCGATGCGCAACTCGATGCTGTGGGTCTATGAAGGGCAGACGCAATTCTGGGGCTATGTGCTGCAGGCACGCTCGGGCCTGGTGTCGAAGCAGGATACGCTCGACGCCTATGCCGACATCGCCGCGGCGCTGGACGCGCGCGAGGGGCGTCAGTGGCGTCCGCTGATCGACACCACCAACGATCCGGTCATCACCGCCCGTCGTCCCAAGGGCTGGGTCAGCTGGCAGCGGTCGGAGGATTATTACAACGAAGGCCTGCTGGTGTGGATGGAGGTCGATTCGATCCTGCGCAAGCAGTCGGGCGGCACCAAGTCGATGGACGATTTCGCCCGCGCCTTCTTCGGCGTGCGCGACGGCGACTGGGGAGTGCTGCCCTATACCCAGGCCGATATCGTCAAGACGCTGAACGCCATCCAGCCCTATGACTGGGCCGGCTTCCTCGACAAGCGCCTGAACGCCCGCACCGACCGCGCGCCGATCGACGGCTTTGCCGCCAATGGCTACCGGATCGTCTATACCGACACGCCAACGCCGTATCTGAAGGGGCGCGAAAAGAGCGCCGGCGGCGTGTCCGTCCCCTATTCGCTCGGCCTGACCGTGAACAAGGACGGCAAGGTCGGCTCGGTGATCTGGGGCAGCCCGGCGTTCAAGGCCGGGTTCGAAACCGGCACGACCATCGTCGCGGTGAACGGCACCGCCTATACCCCCGACCGGCTGCGCGACGCGGTTGGCGCGGCGAAGGGCACCAAGGACCCGATCCGCCTGACCGTCCGCATGGACGAGAGCGTGCGCGAGGTCGCCATCCCCTATTTCGACGGCCATCGCTATCCGCGCCTCGAAAAGGTCGGCGACGGCGACAGCGGCCTCGACCGCCTGCTGACCGCCAGATAAGCCGCACGCGCCATCCGGTCCCACATCGGGACCGGATGGACGCGTCCGCAACGATTCCAAGGAAAAGCCCCTTCTCCGTTCGTAAATAACCGGTAAAGGGCGCGTCTACCGCGCATACGCGTGAGACGAGGGAGTATTATCAATGCGCATCGACATGGTGCCGGTCGGCGACAACCCGCCCAACAGCCTGAACGTCATCATCGAAGTTCCGACCGGCGGCGAACCGGTCAAGTATGAATTCGACAAGGCTTCGGGCGCGCTCTTCGTCGATCGCATCCTGCACACGCCGATGCGCTATCCGGCGAATTACGGCTTCGTGCCGCACACCCTGTCGCCCGATGGCGATCCGCTCGACGCGCTGGTCGTGTCGCGTTCGCCCTTCATCCCCGGCTGCGTCGTCCGCGCGCGCCCGATCGCGGTGCTGAACCTCGAGGACGAAGCCGGCGGCGACGAAAAGCTGGTCTGCGTGCCGGTCGACTCGACCTTCCCCTATTACAGCAATGTCGGCGAAAAGGCCGATCTGCCGGAGATCGTGTTCGAACAGATCGAACATTTCTTCACCCACTATAAGGACCTCGAAAAGAAGAAGTGGGTCCGTATCGGTACGTGGGGCGGCGCCGAGGAAGCCAAGCGCATCACCCTCGAAGCGATCGAGCGTTACAACGAAGCCAAGGCGCAGGGCGAGGAACCGCACGACTACGAAGTTCCGGGTCGCTGATTTGACCTCTGGGGGATACACTTGACGATCCCCCATTCTTCGTCACCCCGGGCTTGACCCGGGGTCCCGCTTATTCTCGACGGAAGGGAAAGCGGGACCCCGGATCAGGTCCGGGGTGACGCCTGATCGCGCTGCTTGCGCTTCTTCACCGGCGCGCGCCGCCCGGCCTCGACCGCCAGCACCGCCCATTCGCGCAGCGCATCGGCATCGTCGAGCACATCGTCCGACGCACGGCGATAGTTCATCGTCGCGATGCTGCCGTCCTTGCGCGCCATCGAAAACCGCTCGGCACCGGCCGCATCCCAGGCGGCATCGCTCTCCGCATCGGCCTTGAACCACAACGTATCGTCGCCGACGATCGCGAACACGGTCCCGTCCAGATACAGCGTCGCGCCGCCCATCATCCGCCGCCATGTCACCTGCCCGAGCGGCGCGAGCGACTCCTCGATCCACGCCAGCAATCCTTCGTCCGCGCTCATGCCCCCGCCTCGCTCTGCACCGCCGGCACCCGCCGCCGGACTGCAACGATGCATCCTGCCACGATCAGCAGCGCACCGACCACCGTATAGAGCGACACCGTCTCGCCGAACGCGACCCAGCCGCTGACCGCCGCCCACAGGAACGCGCTATATTCGACCGGGGCCAGCACCTGCGCCTCCGCCCGCGCATAGGCCCAGGCCAGCGCCATCATCGATGCGGTGCCCAGCACCACCGCGCCCAGCAGCGTCGCATATTGCGACGGCGCCGGCATCGCGCCCAGCCACGGTGCCGCCGGCAGCAGCATCAGCCCCATGACCAGGCTGGAAAACAGCGCGACCTCCAGGGGGTCCGCCGCCTGCGCCTGTCGCCGCAACAGGATCAGGCTGACGGCATAGAGGATCGACGCCGCGACGCAGGCGAGGCTGCCGAGCACCGCCTGCGTCGACGCATCCGCCTGCACCTCGCCCGCCGCGATCACCAGCACGCCGAGCGAGGCGACCAGCGACCCGACGATCGCGCTGCGCCGGATCGTCTCGCCGAGGAAGAACGCCGCCAGATACAGTGCGATCAGCGGCGCGAGGAAGGTGAGCGCCACCCCCTGCGCCATCGGCACGCGTGCGAGGCCCCAGAAGAACAGCACGACCGACGCCCCGCCCGCGACCCCGCGTCCGATATGCAGCTTGAGCACGGCCCATGCCGGCCAGCGCCGACCGCCCGCGACGAACACCACGGCACAAAGCGCCGCACCGGTCAGCGACCGCCACAGCACCGCATTATAGGCGCCGCTATCGATCGACAGCCGCTTCATCATTGCGTCCATGATCGTATAGACCATGATCCCCGCCCCGGCGACGAGGAAGGCGCGCAGGCTGGACGACGCGGCGGACATGGGGACCTTTCGGGCTGCGGATGATGGCGTCCCTGTCGCGCGGCCCGAAGCCGGATGCAACCCGATCCTCCCCGCACGCGGGGAGGGGGACCATGCGCAGCATGGTGGAGGGGGGTGTCGGCAAACGGAACCGTAGCGTTGCGCGGCGATCCCCCTCCACCATCGCCTCCGGCGACGGTTCCCCTCCCCGTGCCGGGGAGGAATTGTCGCGTCGCAGTTGGCACGATACACCACCCCCATGCCCCTCCACCTCGGCCAGCGCCTCGCCCCTGCCCGTTTCGTCGCGTTCGTCGCCGTCACGCTCGCCGCGGGATGCTGGTCGGTGCCGGCACTCGGCTGGCGGATCGGCGGCCCGCTGGCGTTCGACATCGGTGCGGTCGTGTTCCTCCTGTCGTGCATCTCGCTGCTCGGCGCCTCGGCCGACCGCATGCGACAGGCCGCGGTGCGCAACGATGCCAACCGACCGCTGCTGCTCGTCCTGTCCGCCGCGATCGCGGTCGTGCTGCTGACCGCGATCGCCGCCGAACTGATGCAGCGCGGCAGCCCGTCGACCGGCGTGGTCGTGCTGGTCGTCGCAACGCTGCTGATCGCCTGGACCTTCGCCAACACGATCTACGCGCTGCACTATGCCCATCTGTTCTACACTGCCGACGACGCGGGCAAGGACAGCGGCGGGATCGACATACCCGGCACGGACGAGCCGGATTACTGGGATTTCCTCTATTTCGCCTTCACGCTGGGCATGACGTTCCAGACGTCGGACGTGTCGATCACCTCGCGCACGATGCGCCGGACCGCGACCGGGCACTGCCTGATGGCGTTCGTCTTCAACCTGGGCGTGGTGGCGTTCAGCGTGAACGTTCTCGGCGGGTCGTAAGAACTTTCCGAACCCCCACCCCGTTTACTTCGAGCTTGTCGAGAAGCCCCGGCCAAAACGGGGGGGTCTCGACGGACGCTTCTCGACAGGCTCGAAGCTGCTCGAACCAAACGGATTACGGCAAGCAGCGTTACTCCGCCGCCTGCGGCACCGCCGCGCTCGCCGCGTCGATCTCCGCCGCCTTCGCCTCGACCAGCTTGACGATATGGTCGATCATGTCGGCATCCTGCACATGATGGTCGGTGACCCCCGACAGATAGACCATGTGCTTGCCGTTGCCGCCGCCGGTGATGCCGATATCGGTCTCGCGCGCCTCGCCGGGGCCGTTGACGACGCAGCCGAGCACCGACAGCGACATCGGCGTGCGGATATGCTGCAACCGTTCCTCCAGCGCCTGCACGGTGCGGATCACGTCGAAGCCCTGTCGCGCGCACGATGGGCACGACACGACGCGCACCCCGCGATTGCGGATGCCCAGCGCCTTCAGGATTTCGAACCCGACGCGTACTTCCTCTTCCGGCTCGGCCGACAGCGAGACGCGGATCGTGTCGCCGATCCCGAACCACAGCAGCGACCCGATGCCGATCGACGACTTGACCGTGCCGCCGACGAAGCCGCCCGCCTCGGTAATGCCCAGGTGCAGCGGGCAGTCGACCATCTCGGCCAGCTGCTGATACGCCGCGACCGCCAGGAACAGGTCGGATGCCTTCACCGCGACCTTGAACTCGTGGAAGTCGTGGTCCTGCAACAGCTTGATGTGGTCCATCGCCGATTCGACCAGCGCGTCGGGGCACGGCTCGCCATATTTTTCGAGCAGATGCTTTTCGAGGCTGCCGCCATTCACGCCGATGCGGATCGCGCAGCCATTGGCCTTCGCCGCGCGGACGACTTCGGCAACGCGCTCGTTCGACCCGATATTGCCCGGATTGATCCGCAGGCACGCGGCCCCCGCATCGGCGGCTTCCAGTGCGCGCTTGTAATGGAAATGGATGTCGGCGACGATCGGCACACGCGCGGCGCGGGTGATCAGCTTGAGGGCGGCGGTGCTTTCGACGTCGGGGCACGACACGCGGATGATGTCGGCACCCGCTTCTTCGCAGCGGCGGATCTGGTCGATCGTCGCCACCGCGTCCGACGTATCGGTATTGGTCATCGTCTGCACCGTGACCGGCGCGTCGCCACCCACGGGCACGTTGCCGACCATGATCTTGCGGCTCTGGCGGCGGTGGATATCGCGCCACGGGCGGATCGACATGAACAGTCTCGCTAACAATTGGGTTACTTGCGATCCGATATAGCCCCGCATTGCTTCACGCGAAAGTCGCGCCGGGAATCCATCGTGCCAATCGGGCCCAAGTCATTGTCGTCGCGTCATTACGGGCTGGACTGGCTCCGCATCGGTGCGTTCGGCGTGCTGATCCTCTATCATATCGCGATGGCGTTCAGCCCGTGGCACTGGGTCGTGACCACCGGCCACGCCTATACCGCGCTGATCGCGCCGATGGCGGCGGTGACGCCGTGGCGGCTGGGCCTGCTGTTCGCGGTATCGGGCTATGCCAGCGCGACGCTGGTCGCGCGCGCCGCGACGCCGCACGCCTTCGCCGCCGAACGGTCGCGCCGCCTGCTCGTCCCGCTCGCCTTCGGCATGCTGGCCATCGTGCCGCTCGAAATGTGGGTGCGGGTGCTGGAGGGCGGCTATCCGCACGGCTATCTCCGCTTCTGGCTGCTCGACGGCTGGCGGGTCGGCACCTTCTACGGCGTCGAATTTCCCAGCTGGGAACATCTTTGGTTCCTGGTCTATCTCTGGACCTATTCGATGCTGCTCGCCGCGTTCGTCGCGACGGCGGGCGCGGCGCGGCGGATGGATCGGCTGGCGGCGTGGCTGTCGCGCGGCAATCGGCTGCTGTGGGCGCCGATCGCGCTGATGGCGACGATCCGGCTGGCGGCGCTGTTCGTGGTGCCGGAGGGTCAGGGCCTGCTCCACGACATCGCGGGCCACTCGCAATATTTGCCGCTGTTCGCGCTCGGATATCTCGTCGCGCGGCGGCCGGCATTGTGGCGCGCGCTGCACCGCCATGCCGCCGGCGCCATCCTGCTGGCACTGGTTGCGGGCGCGGTCGTCGTGTCGGTCGAACTGCAATATCCCGGCGACGTCGTGCCGCCGCATCTCGCCATGGCGGCCAACCGCGCCGCCCGATCGGTCATGGCATGGGCGATGGTCGTCGCGCTGTTTCACCTCGCCGACCGCGCGTTCAACAGCGACCATCGCTGGCGCAGACCCCTTAGTCGTGCAGTATTCCCGGCCTATATCGTCCACCATCCAGTGATCGTACTGGTGACCTGGTTCACCCTGCCGCTGGCGCTCGATCCCTGGCGGGAGGCGGCCCTGCTGCTCGCCGCCACGCTGTTGGCCTGTGCCGCCGCCTATGGCGCCGCCCGCGCCTGGCCCGGGTTGGGCATGTTGCTGGGCGTTCCGGCACCGGTCGCAAAGGGTGGCAGGCGCCCCGCGATCTGCTAGGCCGCGCGCCATGCAGGACATGACGACACCGAACGACACCCCCCGCCCCTGGACGCTGCTGGTCCATGGTGGCGCCGGCATTCTGACGCGCGAGACGGTGAGCGCCGCAACCGACGCCGCCGCACGCGCCGGTCTCAACGCCGCACTCGCCGCGGGCGAAGCGGTGCTCGCCGCCGG
This window encodes:
- the ppa gene encoding inorganic diphosphatase gives rise to the protein MRIDMVPVGDNPPNSLNVIIEVPTGGEPVKYEFDKASGALFVDRILHTPMRYPANYGFVPHTLSPDGDPLDALVVSRSPFIPGCVVRARPIAVLNLEDEAGGDEKLVCVPVDSTFPYYSNVGEKADLPEIVFEQIEHFFTHYKDLEKKKWVRIGTWGGAEEAKRITLEAIERYNEAKAQGEEPHDYEVPGR
- a CDS encoding DUF1345 domain-containing protein is translated as MPLHLGQRLAPARFVAFVAVTLAAGCWSVPALGWRIGGPLAFDIGAVVFLLSCISLLGASADRMRQAAVRNDANRPLLLVLSAAIAVVLLTAIAAELMQRGSPSTGVVVLVVATLLIAWTFANTIYALHYAHLFYTADDAGKDSGGIDIPGTDEPDYWDFLYFAFTLGMTFQTSDVSITSRTMRRTATGHCLMAFVFNLGVVAFSVNVLGGS
- a CDS encoding TfoX/Sxy family protein; this translates as MSADEGLLAWIEESLAPLGQVTWRRMMGGATLYLDGTVFAIVGDDTLWFKADAESDAAWDAAGAERFSMARKDGSIATMNYRRASDDVLDDADALREWAVLAVEAGRRAPVKKRKQRDQASPRT
- a CDS encoding acyltransferase family protein, with translation MPIGPKSLSSRHYGLDWLRIGAFGVLILYHIAMAFSPWHWVVTTGHAYTALIAPMAAVTPWRLGLLFAVSGYASATLVARAATPHAFAAERSRRLLVPLAFGMLAIVPLEMWVRVLEGGYPHGYLRFWLLDGWRVGTFYGVEFPSWEHLWFLVYLWTYSMLLAAFVATAGAARRMDRLAAWLSRGNRLLWAPIALMATIRLAALFVVPEGQGLLHDIAGHSQYLPLFALGYLVARRPALWRALHRHAAGAILLALVAGAVVVSVELQYPGDVVPPHLAMAANRAARSVMAWAMVVALFHLADRAFNSDHRWRRPLSRAVFPAYIVHHPVIVLVTWFTLPLALDPWREAALLLAATLLACAAAYGAARAWPGLGMLLGVPAPVAKGGRRPAIC
- a CDS encoding M61 family metallopeptidase — protein: MRIAFAALLLTTTVLPAAAQQINPPGNTLPQPTPIVDTVPVAREVDYPGTIKLDVDATDTVQGIFRVKETIPVARSGHMVLLMPKWLPGKHGPRGEIEKLAGLVVRANGRELPWTRDVLDMFAFHIDVPAGAKNLDVQFQFLTAQQGDQGRIVVTPEMLNLQFESVSLYPAGYFTRRIPIEATVRYPAGWTAASGLPSKVQNGVYRYDRTSYETLIDSPVFAGKYFKRFPLTDRVGLNVVADKPSELAATPEQIAAHTRLVEQAVKLFGAQHYDKYEFLLSITDKMGSIGLEHHRSSENGVDPGYFTDWNAGPGERNLLPHEFTHSWDGKFRRGADLFTPDFRTPMRNSMLWVYEGQTQFWGYVLQARSGLVSKQDTLDAYADIAAALDAREGRQWRPLIDTTNDPVITARRPKGWVSWQRSEDYYNEGLLVWMEVDSILRKQSGGTKSMDDFARAFFGVRDGDWGVLPYTQADIVKTLNAIQPYDWAGFLDKRLNARTDRAPIDGFAANGYRIVYTDTPTPYLKGREKSAGGVSVPYSLGLTVNKDGKVGSVIWGSPAFKAGFETGTTIVAVNGTAYTPDRLRDAVGAAKGTKDPIRLTVRMDESVREVAIPYFDGHRYPRLEKVGDGDSGLDRLLTAR
- the ispG gene encoding flavodoxin-dependent (E)-4-hydroxy-3-methylbut-2-enyl-diphosphate synthase, which codes for MSIRPWRDIHRRQSRKIMVGNVPVGGDAPVTVQTMTNTDTSDAVATIDQIRRCEEAGADIIRVSCPDVESTAALKLITRAARVPIVADIHFHYKRALEAADAGAACLRINPGNIGSNERVAEVVRAAKANGCAIRIGVNGGSLEKHLLEKYGEPCPDALVESAMDHIKLLQDHDFHEFKVAVKASDLFLAVAAYQQLAEMVDCPLHLGITEAGGFVGGTVKSSIGIGSLLWFGIGDTIRVSLSAEPEEEVRVGFEILKALGIRNRGVRVVSCPSCARQGFDVIRTVQALEERLQHIRTPMSLSVLGCVVNGPGEARETDIGITGGGNGKHMVYLSGVTDHHVQDADMIDHIVKLVEAKAAEIDAASAAVPQAAE
- a CDS encoding DMT family transporter, translated to MSAASSSLRAFLVAGAGIMVYTIMDAMMKRLSIDSGAYNAVLWRSLTGAALCAVVFVAGGRRWPAWAVLKLHIGRGVAGGASVVLFFWGLARVPMAQGVALTFLAPLIALYLAAFFLGETIRRSAIVGSLVASLGVLVIAAGEVQADASTQAVLGSLACVAASILYAVSLILLRRQAQAADPLEVALFSSLVMGLMLLPAAPWLGAMPAPSQYATLLGAVVLGTASMMALAWAYARAEAQVLAPVEYSAFLWAAVSGWVAFGETVSLYTVVGALLIVAGCIVAVRRRVPAVQSEAGA